In the genome of Nocardioides marmoribigeumensis, one region contains:
- the soxR gene encoding redox-sensitive transcriptional activator SoxR, which translates to MTGRGELSVGELSARSGVAPSALRYYEELGLIASRRTAGNQRRYARATLRRVSFVRAAQAVGLSLDEIARALATLPDDRTPTKRDWTRLSASWRDLLDARIERLERLRDRLDGCLGCGCLSLRSCALHNPDDAKAARGPGAVELEPG; encoded by the coding sequence ATGACCGGTCGCGGCGAGCTCAGCGTCGGCGAGCTGTCGGCGCGGTCCGGCGTCGCCCCGAGCGCGCTCCGGTACTACGAGGAGCTCGGTCTCATCGCGTCGCGGCGGACGGCCGGCAACCAGCGGAGGTACGCCCGGGCGACGCTGCGGCGGGTGTCCTTCGTGCGCGCCGCGCAGGCCGTCGGGCTCAGCCTGGACGAGATCGCCCGGGCGCTGGCCACGCTCCCCGACGACCGCACCCCCACCAAGCGGGACTGGACCCGGCTCAGTGCGAGCTGGCGCGACCTGCTCGACGCCCGGATCGAGCGGCTCGAGCGCCTGCGCGACCGGCTCGACGGCTGCCTCGGCTGCGGGTGCCTGAGCCTGCGGTCCTGCGCGCTGCACAACCCCGACGACGCCAAGGCCGCCCGAGGCCCGGGCGCCGTCGAGCTCGAGCCTGGCTAG